The Malus domestica chromosome 10, GDT2T_hap1 nucleotide sequence ATTGCACTGCTGTCGGATCTCGCCCTTGTTTCCGGTGAGAGGGTTGTTCTCGGAGAGAATGGTGAAGGCTCTCGAAAACTCCTTGAAGAAGTAGTCTTGGCTCTTGGCCATTTTCTTGACGTAGGGTTTTGTCCTCTTGTCTGTGGCTAGCTGGTGATCCACCATCATCAAACCCTTGTTGTCCAAGATGTTTCTGTAGTAGTTATTATCGAAGATCATGGGGGTACCGCGGTCATTTCTCACGTACTGAACGGCTTTCGGGTCGGGGATTGCATCTGGGCACTTCTTGAGCATGTGAGGGACATGGTCAGGGTTGAGCTGAGGATCAATTTCTGGGTACAATCGGTGCACCAGCTTCACACAATGTGTTCTTCCAACACTGTGAGCTCCTGCAATTGGTTCCAACAAATACGACAAAATTAGTGTTTCTGATAGCGtttgatataaaaaaatttctggAGAAGCAAAATTGTATTTGAAAGAGTTAAAGAGTGTTTTAGGGCAACAAAATCACTTACGACTTATGTTTCTTTGAAAAGTTCTTTTTATCACATAGAAGCACTTCTAGCAGAAGCGTTTTCCAAAAAAGCAAATCTCAAACAAGGCTTAGAAGTGTTTCCTTAGAACGCTTGTTCTCGAAATAGcacttatattttttattttaacctTTAAACGTGCTTCTAGTAAAAGCAGCTTCTAGAGCATATATACCTAGAAGGGCAACCAAACCGGGGGTGTCAATGCCCATGTCAGCAAACTTCTCAAGGACAACGGACATGCTCTCATTGTGGTCAGGAAGGTATTGCTCAAGGATATCAGCTCTGCTTCTCCTTCCATCTCTTCTTCCAGTTTTAAGAGGAATGAATGGGCCTCCAAGCTGAGAACACAGTAATTAAGTTCAAAACACGATTTAGAGAAATATATACTTCAAAAATATACCAAAACTACATCAAAAAGgtaaaaaagtaaataaatccGAGTACTAATTCATCTTAATTTGTACCTACATATTAAAAAGGGAAATTATTAACTtagataattttctttttttactaaATTCAGATCTCTGTTTTTACAGAAGATAGTTGTGAACCAAAAGTGGATAAAAGCAGAAAgtaaaaaaggaagagaaattAGGTAAAGAGAAAATATACCCTAACAACACCCTCTCTGGCAGACAAGACAAGAATATCTGAGCAGGAAACAACACCAGGGCACTCCCTCTCCAAAGCTTCTTTAATCTCTTCAATGTACCTAAAGTTTCTCATCCCAAAGCTTCTGTCCATCTCCTTCTCAGACAATGATCTCCTTGTTGAGTCCAGCAGCAGAGATGCATCACACGACTGCAAGAAATTAAAAGGTTATTGTGAAGGTATCTCAAAAAATGGCTAAAAGTTCTTTCTGATAGCTAAAAACGGTTATGATTACGTTTGTCATGTTTACAATAAAAGCACTTCTAGTAGAAGCACTTTTAAGCATAAGCGTTTTCTACAAAAACAGTCACAAACGAGTCTTAAAACGCACGATAGTGTGTGAGAGGGCTTGAAATACCGACAGAATGACATTTCCAGTGTAGGTAAGTTTCTCCGAAAAATCTTTATGAGAAAAAGTGAGTCGTATGAATGAATGTACCTGGACAGCACAGTCATGAAAGATGTTCCTGAGCCAAGAGAAGGCGGTGTTCTTGTGGCGCTTGTAGAGAAGCTTGACTTGTTCTCTGATGACCTCTTCAGCCTGAGGACACGTGTCCCTATAGAAGTCCATGACAAGGCCTAGGtcctcctcatttctctcagtAGCAAAGCAAGAAACTGCTGAGAGAGAAAGCAAAGCAAAGAAGAACAAGAGAGctctggaagaagaagaagaagaagccatggctttctgcttctgcttctgcttctgctggTGGTGATATCAGTGAAGTCCACTGAGCTGAGAGGCTCTTTAAATAAAAGGAGAGACGGAAAAAAATGGTATTAAAAAATGAGACACTTGTTGCGAGTTGCGACTAAGGGGTATGCTACATGAGATGCTTTTGACCATTTTCAGCCTTGTATTCACTGCAGCATTCACCGCTCTAATTAAACGGACCCGGATCCTCTCCGGACCCAAAATATCTGAACCTAATAATCAAATAATTTAGACCGTTAAAATTTGATCGAACGATTATAAACAGTGGGtcctttaaaattataataattgtaaccgtttgaTTAAATTTAACGGTCCAGATCATTTGATCCTTATGCTTAGATTTTTTAGATCTAGAGAGGATCCGGGTTCTAATTAAACTACCGCCACCGGCTCAAACTTTAATGCTCACATTTTCTGCTGAAATTTGGCCTTCAAAAATTTTACAACGCACCTATGGACTCATGCACTGTTTTAGTAAAAGTATGAATCTGTATGCGGTAATGTAACCGTTCACAAAATAGCTCCATCAGaacaatcaaaactaaaattttattcTAATAATTGGGGTCAGTTTTATGAATTTTAGAACTTCACTGtactttattttgtattaaGTTTTTCGTTAGCTACAAATACTTAGTATATTTTCTTAAAGTTTCTTTCTAAATCTTCCTAGATCTTCCTCTAACTTCTTTGACTTGAGTCTCCGTCTTATACTCGCATATTCTAATCGGAGTATCTGTAGATCTATAGTTCaatgtccaaaccaccttaactcattttctctcattttatcTTAAATTGCGGTCACTCATACTTTACGTCGGATATCTTCTTTCTTAATCATATCGTGTCATGTGCCCACAAATCCATTGGAATGTTCTCATTTCCGCTACACTCATTTTTTACACATGTTGCTTTTtgaccgcccaacattttgtgctaTAAAGCATTGTTGCCTTATTGTCTTATAAATTTTTTCCTTAAACTTTAATAGCATACAACGATAGCACAACACATTCGATACACTCTTATATTTCATCTATCCAACTTATATATCATTGCTGTAATATAAAATACTTATAATAATACGTTCCTCGATGCTGTTGAAGCCAAATGCAATGCGGAAAAGCAATGGCATCATGACAAAAACTAAGATGATTGCATGCCTGCTcataggaagaaaagaaaagggaaaaagaagTCTAGCATTAtcttttggaaaaagaaaagaactttGAAATCAAATTATTCATAtcgaaattaataataaaactttaTAGTTTAGGTTTGAATGACTTGAGATTGAGATTATAGAATGATAATGCGATCCTTGTAAACAAACTTGTACAAGAAAGTGACCTTCCAATTTCACCACAACACAAACGAAAGAAGAAACTATTAGAGGAAACGATAATTTCGAATTGCGatattcaattttcaatttctttgaGGAAGTTTGTGAGCTCGTGTCTTATTAAATTATCTTAAACTCGATATACGAAAAGTTTCTAttataagagcaactccagcggatGCTGGTTGCTTGGGCGACAGGGGAGGAGAAAGGGCCTGAGGGCCGGTGGGAGCAGCTCCAGCGGGgaagggcccgagtgagggtgggagcccgagcgaaggggggggtggggagtcgacgggcctgtggcccgagggctttgcaattttttttttttttgtgtcagagagagagagagagagggttttttattatttaaacaaacaaaaaaaactattattttaattgcttattgccagggggaagggttccaagggtggagatgtaaatgacaattactgttcattaatggtagttactattcatttaaggcagttactgtttaatagggtggattgaatagtgaatTGACAGGGAGAAGGGCTTcatgggtggaattgctctaaaaCAACTTAACATGATGAGGTCACACTTTGATTGAGTATCCAACTCGTTATTCAATTTTATAAGTTgaatctgaaaagaaaaatattactaaAATGTAACGTTGGAATACgaaattaattatataaaattgcGTGATACCGAAAtcaaggaaaactaattaaGTCTGCTGAACAGTGACAAGGCCACCGACACTTTCACTTTCACTCTCAATGAACAGCATTCGTGTCATTAATAATACATGCACTAAAGATGATCGGTGGAGCCCCAAAAATGACACGGCCACATAAATTAATTATCTTACTTAATTAAGTATAGATCTAGCCGTTGGAATGATTAAAGATAATTAATCACTTGTTTATTAATAACATAAAGAATCCTAACTATTGACTCTGACCAAATATATAGAGATCCGCAATGAGCATTTTATCCACCTCTGTGTGTATTCTCTATTCTATATTTTATAGGAAGAAATCGTGTACGAAATTCACAAATCAAGTTACGTTGCGTAATTTCCTCCATACGTTTTGAGTTCGATTTCAAAGTTAAATTTAAACACTTGAAATTGAATAGGAGATGAGTGaattcccattttttttcttttttcttaaagAGTTTTCAAGTATTACAAGTTACAACATGATGCCCTACATTAGCCATTTACAGGTGAGCTTCCTTATACTATACATAAATCAGCTGGCTTTCCAACTTTAAGTCCAatcgacttttttttttaacaaatgatattatttacactaaaaagagGAGATGGATGGGCTTAGCCGAAATTTAGAAACGAAAAATAGATGGAATGGCATGACCTTGTGGCCGTCCCGCTTAAGACACTACTCTAAGGGTGAGACTGAAGGATCGAAAATTAAGCGATAAGGATGTTTTTTGTTAGGGTGGACAACCATGCGATCACGTCATTCGGTCCTACTAATTTTGCCATCAAATTAAATTTAGAGACAAGAAACAAGAAGTAAATGAAATGGCAAGACCGCATGACCATCCAGCCAAAAACACTATTCATGGGGTGAGAGGGATCCAAAACAAGCAGTGAGAGTGCATGTCTTAGGCCGGACAGCCATGCGATCCTGTTATCCGAACATACTAATTTCTCCATTAAGTTTAATACAGTGAAATACAAGTgcaattcaatttttcattgacAATAATTTTACATAGTTTCATcatcaaaaacaaaaggaaaaaattcGAAACAAAACTCAGATATCAAGAAGCAGGCCAATCCAGGTGGGCCCCATGAAATGTGGATGTTGTTCTAGCCTATACGTTACAGGTTTTACAAGACAAAAAAACGAAGAAGGATTCATTTGGTCATGTTCGGATCATCTGTCGACATCTAACGTCTGCAACAAGATGACGGATGTGTGGGGCATACCATTTCACTCTCTCGACATGTTCTACTCTTACTTCCCAACTAAGACCTGCAAACAACACCCAATTTACAGTTTTACACCCTGCAACCTATGCAGTAATGAATATTCATGTGTTTTGAGTTGAGAAGATAATACCTTCGGATTTGGCAATTTCACTTATTGATTCTGATACATGTTTAGTCCATGAATTCTCCTCCGAGTCCTTGACGTTCCCGTGCACGTGTAGCATCCCGCCCTCGCTCCTGCATTATCAGAATTGCCATCAAAATGTGTACATTGATTTGTCGTGTGTGAGTGAGAAAGCGAGAGATCTTCAGCTTCTTATAATGCTCGTAAGTGAAAATATTTGCAGAAAGCATTTGAACAATAGGTTTATAGGGTTTATCACCTTAATGCCCTAACAGCAGTGACCCAGCTACCTTCACTTGTTGGAATGAGACCGAGACAGACCCGATCAGCCACTCCCTGTGAAAAAACAATCAAGTTATAACAACCTCACCAGAACCTTGCGTTTGACAAATTGCCTAACTTGCATAGTATAATACATAAAGTGAATGCACAAGTTAAATGATATTTATATCAGTAAGTAAAGCAAATGATGCCAGTCTTTGGACATACTTTAGGTGCCACTATCCGGTTATCCCCTTCAAGAACAATGCATCGGTCACTAACTGAATTGGCTTGCACATTTCGCCGGAGTGCCTCAACAGCATGGGGATTCCATTCACATGCATAAACTAGTTTTGCGTTGGCCCTGGTCAACCAACATTTTCACTTAGAAACAGCATTAGTGAAGGCAATTTGAAGGGAAGAAAACAAAGTCAGCAGCAATCAAGTGCAGCTTACGTAAAAGCATGATCAAGAAATATGTATCAATAAGATTCATCGATGGAACCACCATTGCAAGGGTTAAATCCAAGCATCTAAGTCCGCCCAACAAATGTCATAAATGTTTTCTTATTCTTATCCTACTTCTAATAAAATATGTATTGCTGACTGACAAACAGACTGCGGTAGGCTGACTATTTCTATGTCCtatatacttcaagatttgAATCTTAAAGAAATCTGCAATTCGGAGGACCAAGAAACAAAATCTATAAATTTCTAGAACCAGCGAGATGTACCTGACAAGAAATGGCAGAACAAAATATCCAATTCCAGCAAACAAATCCACAACAATCTCATTTCTGCAATTCATTGACGCCATGCGGAGCTTCTCAGATAGGTTGCCCCAGGAGAACATACATTTAGTAGCATCGAAAGAATAGAGAATGCCATTTTCGCGATGCTCAACCCATCCATTATCTCCTACAAGAATCTCCAAAGTACTGTCCCTTGTAGCGGTCGACGCAACTCGGCCCTGTTGAAACAGATTCAAGTCATGAATATACAACCGATAGTCGCATGAGCAATGCATAGATCAAATAACTACTCATGAACATGAGTAACCCAAATAACTACTAAAGAACCTTCGAAGCGTTTAGGTACATTACTTACTTGGCGTGCAAGGCGATGAGCGTTAAGTGATTTGGAAATAACATGCCAAAGCTCCATCCCTAATGAGTCCCATATTGGATTCTTGAACGATGTCGCCGGAAGGACAACTATATCTCCAAGTCGCTCCCATCTACAAAAGACAAAACATTTAATATGAGTATCATTATCATACATGGTCATTGAATCTACTAACCAGCAAATTATAGTGCATCCCTCATCCATAGGTTTAACTGAAAATGTGTTAGGTAACAAATCTTCTATAATCAGCTTagtttaaaaagaaaatgtatTTACATGCTTGCACAAAAGCAAAAACACAAAC carries:
- the LOC103422468 gene encoding peroxidase 42-like, with product MASSSSSSRALLFFFALLSLSAVSCFATERNEEDLGLVMDFYRDTCPQAEEVIREQVKLLYKRHKNTAFSWLRNIFHDCAVQSCDASLLLDSTRRSLSEKEMDRSFGMRNFRYIEEIKEALERECPGVVSCSDILVLSAREGVVRLGGPFIPLKTGRRDGRRSRADILEQYLPDHNESMSVVLEKFADMGIDTPGLVALLGAHSVGRTHCVKLVHRLYPEIDPQLNPDHVPHMLKKCPDAIPDPKAVQYVRNDRGTPMIFDNNYYRNILDNKGLMMVDHQLATDKRTKPYVKKMAKSQDYFFKEFSRAFTILSENNPLTGNKGEIRQQCNVANKIRD